In the genome of Vanacampus margaritifer isolate UIUO_Vmar chromosome 1, RoL_Vmar_1.0, whole genome shotgun sequence, one region contains:
- the wdr25 gene encoding WD repeat-containing protein 25: MTTLVAYEDSESEDEGLDQKEGAGSGQEVKDCHSLVLMPNSDSTLLKCHQNVFRKDRSSLQKKSCSLISPAVLQKKATLLPYIPPSVSDKPKRPCTVQPPGVRPYIPKRQRLAISSTENVENLTGGVHGKYVQILTEGSQKVKMHLVNTPTPAAAGIPKKLLLSLQGHQGPVNTVQWCPVPQRSHLLLSASMDKTFKVWDGAEGGRCLRVFTCHSGAVRDARWSPCGRQLLTGSFDNTAVVTNVETGQCIVKADNQFKVMRAVWHPANPEVFLCGGYSSTVNAWDSRCCKVVKVYKAAIQQTLDILFLRDGLDVITSSDCVSRDSADRTLIAWDFQTTAKVSNQIYHERYTCPSLALHPQEDSFVAQTNGDYMAVFSSQRPYRMNKRRRYEGHKVEGYAVQCEFSQDGTILASGSSTGSAHFYDYHNARPLRSMQAHSQPCLRVSQHPVLPATAATCDWAGEIKVWH, translated from the exons ATGACCACATTAGTGGCCTATGAGGATTCTGAGTCTGAGGATGAAGGTCTAGACCAGAAAGAAGGAGCTGGATCAGGACAAGAAGTGAAGGACTGCCATTCATTGGTATTGATGCCGAACTCTGACAGCACACTGTTGAAATGCCACCagaatgttttcagaaaagacaGGTCCTCTTTGCAAAAGAAGAGCTGTTCCCTTATATCACCTGCTGTTCTTCAGAAGAAGGCTACCCTGCTTCCATACATCCCACCTAGTGTCTCTGATAAGCCCAAAAGACCCTGCACTGTCCAGCCACCCGGTGTCCGACCCTACATTCCCAAAAGGCAAAGACTTGCCATTTCTTCCACAGAGAATGTGGAGAACCTAACGGGGGGAGTTCATGGCAAATATGTCCAAATTCTTACAGAAGGCTCTCAGAAAGTGAAGATGCATCTTGTTAACACGCCtactcctgctgctgctgggaTACCCAAGAAGCTTCTGCTGAGCCTTCAAGGCCACCAGGGTCCGGTCAACACAGTGCAATGGTGTCCAGTGCCTCAAAGAAGTCATTTACTGCTGTCAGCTTCCATGGACAAGACCTTTAAG GTGTGGGACGGAGCTGAGGGTGGACGCTGCCTGAGGGTTTTCACCTGCCACTCAGGAGCCGTGCGGGATGCACGCTGGAGCCCCTGCGGCCGCCAGCTCCTCACCGGCTCGTTTGACAACACAGCTGTGGTTACCAACGTGGAGACGG GCCAGTGCATCGTCAAAGCGGATAACCAGTTCAAGGTGATGCGTGCGGTCTGGCATCCCGCCAACCCTGAGGTGTTCCTGTGCGGAGGTTACAGTTCAACGGTCAATGCCTGGGACTCTCGCTGCTGCAAG GTGGTTAAAGTGTACAAAGCAGCAATTCAACAGACGTTGGACATTCTCTTCCTGAGAGATGGCCTGGATGTCATCACAAGCTCCGACTGTGTCAGCAGAGACTCTGCCGACCGTACGCTGATCGCCTGGGACTTCCAGACCACGGCCAAGGTCTCCAACCAGATCTACCAT GAGCGCTACACATGCCCCAGCCTGGCTCTGCATCCACAGGAGGATTCCTTTGTAGCACAGACTAACGGCGACTATATGGCCGTGTTCTCCTCCCAGCGGCCCTATAGGATGAATAAGAGGCGACGCTATGAAGGACACAAG GTCGAGGGATATGCGGTGCAGTGCGAATTCTCTCAGGACGGAACTATTTTAGCGTCCGGCAGCTCCACCGGCTCAGCCCACTTTTATGACTATCACAACGCTCGGCCACTTCGCTCCATGCAAGCGCACAGCCAGCCCTGCCTGCGCGTGTCCCAGCATCCCGTCCTGCCGGCCACCGCGGCCACTTGCGACTGGGCCGGCGAGATCAAGGTCTGGCACTGA
- the wars1 gene encoding tryptophan--tRNA ligase, cytoplasmic, which yields MTDSQGDAARSPMELYEKLTAQGDKVRILKSAKAEKAEVDAAVQSLLQLKVDYKQVTGQDYKAGCPPSENALSSENNLAADGNMDGGDDEVNPWSVSTNNAKGVDYDKLIVRFGSSKIDQELVDRIEKVTGQKPHRFLRRGIFFSHRDMHQVLDTYEKHKSFFLYTGRGPSSQAMHVGHLIPFIFTKWLQDVFDIPLVVQMTDDEKYLWKDLTLEQCHQFALENAKDIIACGFDVNKTFIFSDLDYMGATPQFYRNVVKIQKLVTFNQVKGIFGFTDSDCIGKISFPAIQAAPSFSYSFPHIFGDRKDVQCLIPCAIDQDPYFRMTRDVAPRIGYPKPALLHSTFFPALQGAQTKMSASDANSSIFLTDTAKQIKNKINKYAFSGGKDTVEEHRKYGGNVDVDVSFMYLTFFLEDDDKLEKIRQDYTSGALLTGELKKTLIETLQPIIAEHQERRKQVTDETVKRFMTPRPLNFNH from the exons ATGACAGACAGTCAAGGAGATGCAGCGAGGAGTCCAATGGAGCTCTATGAGAAATTGACAGCACAGGGTGACAAAGTGAGAATCTTAAAATCGGCTAAAGCTGAGAAG GCTGAAGTTGATGCCGCGGTCCAGTCTCTGCTCCAGTTGAAAGTGGACTACAAACAGGTGACGGGTCAGGACTACAAAGCAGGATGTCCGCCATCCGAAAATGCACTTAGCTCAGAAAACAACTTGGCGGCAGATGGCAACATggatggtggtgatgatgaagTTAATCCCTGGAGTGTCTCCACAAACAACGCGAAAGGCGTTGATTACGACAAACTCATTG TGCGCTTTGGCAGCAGTAAAATCGACCAAGAGCTGGTGGACAGAATAGAGAAAGTGACAGGACAGAAACCTCACCGCTTTCTTCGTCGAGGAATCTTCTTTTCACACAG AGACATGCATCAAGTGCTAGACACGTATGAGAAGCACAAGTCCTTCTTCCTGTACACTGGCAGGGGTCCCTCGTCACAGGCCATGCATGTCGGCCACCTCATCCCCTTTATCTTCACCAA ATGGCTGCAAGACGTGTTCGACATCCCCCTGGTGGTCCAAATGACGGACGACGAGAAGTACCTGTGGAAGGACCTGACGCTGGAGCAGTGCCACCAGTTCGCCTTGGAGAACGCCAAAGACATCATCGCGTGCGGTTTCGACgtcaacaagaccttcatctTCTCCGATCTCGACTACATGGG TGCGACGCCGCAGTTCTACAGGAATGTGGTGAAGATCCAAAAGCTTGTGACGTTCAACCAAGTCAAAGGCATCTTTGGTTTTACAGATAGCGACTGCATTG GCAAGATCAGCTTCCCAGCCATCCAGGCGGCCCCTTCCTTCAGTTACTCTTTCCCACACATCTTTGGAGACAGAAAAGACGTTCAGTGTCTCATCCCATGCGCCATAGATCAG GACCCCTACTTCCGAATGACCCGCGACGTGGCCCCGAGGATCGGCTACCCCAAGCCGGCCCTGCTGCACTCCACTTTCTTCCCCGCCCTGCAGGGGGCGCAGACTAAGATGAGCGCCAGCGACGCCAATTCGTCCATCTTTCTCACAGACACGGCCAAACAGATCAAGAACAAG ATCAACAAGTATGCATTTTCGGGGGGGAAAGACACGGTGGAGGAGCACCGCAAGTACGGCGGCAACGTAGACGTGGACGTCTCCTTCATGTACTTGACCTTCTTCCTGGAAGACGATGACAAGCTGGAGAAGATCAGACAG GACTACACAAGCGGCGCTCTCCTAACCGGAGAACTGAAGAAGACGTTGATCGAAACCTTGCAGCCAATCATCGCAGAGCATCAGGAGCGACGCAAGCAAGTCACAGATGAGACAGTCAAGCGCTTCATGACACCACGGCCTTTGAATTTTAACCACTAA